A stretch of Lactiplantibacillus brownii DNA encodes these proteins:
- a CDS encoding F0F1 ATP synthase subunit gamma, with amino-acid sequence MAESLMDVKRRIDSTKKTHQITSAMQMVSTSKLNQIQKHTSTYQVYASKVESIVSHLAKAHLMSASAGVPNSNSNTISVSELLAQRPVKRTGLLIITSDRGLVGSYNSNVLKQTNDFMHQHQLNADNAVVLAVGGTGADFYKKNGLNVAYEYRGVSDVPTFKEVREIVKTVTSMYHNEVFDELYVFYNHFINRLSSGFRSVKMLPISEETFAQSEKDNRPAEDSRVDVGPEYEMEPSEEAILSAVLPQYAESLVYGAILDAKTAEHASSSTAMKAASDNAGDLIDKLNLKYNRARQAAITTEITEITGGLVAQE; translated from the coding sequence ATGGCAGAATCATTAATGGATGTCAAGCGCCGGATTGACTCAACCAAGAAGACTCATCAGATCACGTCCGCAATGCAAATGGTTTCGACTTCTAAGTTGAACCAGATTCAAAAGCATACGAGCACGTATCAGGTGTATGCTTCCAAAGTTGAAAGCATCGTTTCACATCTTGCCAAAGCTCATCTGATGTCAGCGAGCGCTGGTGTTCCGAACAGTAATTCTAATACCATTTCGGTTAGTGAATTATTGGCTCAACGCCCCGTTAAACGCACCGGTTTATTAATCATTACCTCTGATCGAGGGTTGGTGGGAAGCTACAATTCGAACGTTTTGAAACAAACGAACGATTTTATGCATCAACACCAATTAAATGCTGATAATGCCGTTGTGTTAGCGGTCGGTGGCACTGGTGCGGATTTCTATAAGAAGAACGGCTTGAACGTTGCCTACGAATATCGTGGCGTTTCTGACGTACCAACTTTTAAAGAAGTCCGTGAAATCGTTAAAACAGTTACCTCGATGTACCATAATGAAGTCTTTGACGAACTTTATGTCTTCTATAATCACTTTATTAACCGTTTGTCTTCCGGATTCCGGTCAGTTAAAATGCTACCGATCTCTGAAGAGACTTTCGCACAAAGTGAAAAAGATAACCGGCCAGCCGAAGATAGTCGAGTGGATGTCGGTCCCGAGTACGAAATGGAACCTTCAGAAGAAGCAATTTTGTCGGCCGTGTTGCCACAATATGCTGAAAGCTTGGTTTATGGTGCCATCTTGGATGCAAAAACTGCTGAACATGCCTCATCGTCGACAGCGATGAAGGCGGCATCAGATAATGCTGGCGATTTAATTGATAAGTTGAATTTGAAATATAACCGCGCACGTCAAGCTGCTATTACGACGGAAATCACCGAAATTACAGGTGGTTTGGTTGCGCAAGAATAA
- the atpA gene encoding F0F1 ATP synthase subunit alpha: MSIKSEEISALIKQQLESYQTELSVAETGSVTYVGDGIARAHGLDNALQGELLEFNNGVYGMVQNLESNDVGIVVLGDFDGIREGDTVKRTGRIMEVPVGDNMIGRVVNPLGQPIDGLGEIKTSHTRPIEHKAPGIMERQSVSEPLQTGIKAIDALVPIGRGQRELIIGDRKTGKTSVAIDAILNQKDQDMICIYVAIGQKDSTVRAQVETLKKYGAMDYTIVVTAGPSEPAPLLYLAPYAGAAMGEEFMHNGKHVLIIYDDLSKQATAYRELSLILRRPPGREAYPGDVFYLHSRLLERAAKLNDKLGGGSMTALPIIETQAGDISAYIPTNVISITDGQIFLDSDSFYSGVRPAIDAGASVSRVGGDAQIKAMKSVAGTLRLDLASFRELESFSQFGSDLDAATQAKLNRGQRIVEVLKQPVHSPLKVEEQVMILYALANGYLDKVAIEDIARYQTELFAFVHTSHQDLFDTIVSTKKLPDADQINGALDEFAQQFQPTAAAAK; the protein is encoded by the coding sequence ATGAGCATTAAATCTGAAGAAATCAGTGCTCTAATCAAACAACAATTAGAAAGTTATCAAACTGAGCTCTCAGTCGCTGAAACCGGTTCTGTCACCTACGTTGGTGATGGGATTGCCCGGGCACATGGACTCGACAACGCCTTACAAGGTGAATTGCTCGAATTCAATAACGGGGTTTACGGAATGGTACAAAACCTTGAAAGCAATGATGTTGGTATCGTTGTTTTAGGTGATTTTGATGGTATTCGTGAAGGCGATACTGTTAAACGTACTGGCCGCATCATGGAAGTTCCTGTTGGGGACAATATGATTGGCCGGGTCGTTAACCCATTAGGTCAGCCAATCGATGGTTTAGGTGAAATTAAAACGTCACATACGCGACCAATCGAACACAAAGCACCTGGGATTATGGAACGACAATCAGTTAGTGAACCACTCCAAACTGGGATTAAGGCCATTGATGCCTTAGTACCAATTGGTCGTGGCCAACGTGAATTGATTATCGGTGACCGTAAGACTGGGAAAACTTCTGTGGCTATTGATGCCATTTTGAACCAAAAAGACCAAGATATGATCTGTATCTATGTCGCAATTGGTCAAAAAGACTCAACGGTTCGGGCACAAGTTGAAACACTTAAAAAGTATGGCGCGATGGATTACACTATTGTCGTAACTGCCGGTCCTTCTGAACCAGCACCATTACTTTACTTGGCACCTTATGCCGGGGCAGCGATGGGTGAAGAGTTCATGCATAATGGCAAGCATGTTTTGATTATCTATGATGATTTATCAAAACAAGCGACGGCTTATCGTGAACTTTCATTGATCTTACGTCGTCCTCCAGGTCGTGAAGCTTATCCTGGGGATGTTTTCTACTTGCATTCACGGTTGCTCGAACGGGCTGCGAAGTTGAACGATAAGTTAGGTGGCGGGTCGATGACTGCGTTACCAATTATCGAAACGCAAGCTGGCGATATTTCCGCTTATATTCCAACCAACGTGATTTCCATCACCGATGGTCAAATCTTCTTGGATAGTGATTCATTCTATTCAGGTGTACGGCCAGCCATTGATGCCGGGGCCTCTGTTTCCCGGGTTGGTGGGGATGCTCAAATCAAAGCGATGAAGTCTGTTGCTGGGACGTTACGACTTGATTTGGCGTCATTCCGTGAATTGGAATCATTCTCACAATTCGGTTCTGACTTGGATGCGGCAACGCAAGCTAAGTTAAATCGTGGGCAACGGATCGTTGAAGTCTTGAAGCAACCTGTTCATTCACCATTAAAGGTTGAAGAACAAGTTATGATTTTGTATGCCTTAGCGAATGGTTACTTGGATAAAGTTGCGATCGAAGACATTGCACGTTATCAAACTGAATTGTTTGCTTTCGTCCACACGAGTCATCAAGACTTATTTGATACGATTGTCTCAACAAAGAAATTACCAGATGCTGACCAAATCAATGGCGCATTGGATGAATTTGCACAGCAGTTCCAGCCAACCGCTGCCGCTGCTAAGTAG
- the atpH gene encoding ATP synthase F1 subunit delta gives MSLDNLTIANRYSKALFELAVEKDQTEAFLAELKQLRQVFVDNPQLAEVLSGSLLSVDQKQATLSTLTDHASEYIKNFIQMLYDYGRMSNLVAIIDAFEQRYDENHKIVHAEVTSAVKLSDEQANAIAAAFAKRVGADQVKLARKVDAEIIGGVIVRSNNQTFDGSVALQLMNLRRALINN, from the coding sequence ATGAGTCTAGATAATCTTACGATTGCAAATCGCTACTCAAAGGCACTCTTTGAGCTTGCAGTTGAAAAAGATCAGACCGAAGCATTCCTGGCTGAATTAAAACAATTACGGCAAGTCTTTGTCGACAATCCGCAATTGGCAGAGGTCCTTTCAGGATCATTGCTCTCGGTTGATCAAAAGCAGGCAACGTTGTCAACTTTGACTGACCATGCTTCAGAATACATTAAAAACTTTATTCAAATGTTGTATGATTACGGCCGCATGTCGAATTTGGTAGCCATTATCGACGCGTTTGAGCAACGTTATGATGAAAATCATAAGATAGTGCATGCCGAAGTAACGTCCGCGGTCAAGTTGTCAGATGAGCAAGCTAATGCCATCGCAGCTGCGTTTGCCAAGCGTGTCGGTGCCGACCAAGTTAAGTTAGCACGAAAGGTTGACGCAGAAATTATTGGCGGCGTGATTGTTCGTTCAAACAATCAAACGTTTGATGGCAGCGTCGCTTTACAATTAATGAACTTAAGACGAGCACTCATCAACAATTAG
- the atpF gene encoding F0F1 ATP synthase subunit B, with protein MLSHLIIGASGLYLGDMLFIAISFIVLMALIARVAWNPVTKMMGERADKIANDIDSAKKSRQEATDLADQRRDALSHSRSEASDIVADAKQNGEKQRTTIVADAQNEATQYKQNARKDIEQERQDALKNVQADVADISVEIASKIIKKQLDPEGQQALINSYIEGLGKHESR; from the coding sequence ATGCTCTCGCATTTAATTATCGGTGCATCCGGTCTTTACCTTGGCGACATGTTGTTTATTGCGATTAGTTTTATCGTTTTGATGGCGTTGATTGCGCGAGTCGCTTGGAACCCTGTCACAAAAATGATGGGTGAACGGGCTGACAAGATTGCCAACGATATTGATTCAGCGAAGAAGTCTCGTCAAGAGGCGACTGATTTAGCTGATCAACGTCGTGATGCCTTATCACATTCACGGAGCGAAGCTAGCGATATTGTCGCTGATGCTAAGCAAAATGGTGAAAAACAGCGCACAACGATTGTTGCCGACGCTCAAAACGAAGCTACGCAGTATAAACAAAATGCGCGTAAAGATATTGAACAGGAGCGTCAAGATGCCTTAAAGAACGTCCAAGCTGACGTGGCTGACATTTCGGTTGAAATTGCTTCTAAGATTATTAAGAAGCAATTGGATCCTGAAGGTCAACAGGCATTAATCAATTCGTATATTGAAGGGTTGGGAAAGCATGAGTCTAGATAA
- the atpE gene encoding F0F1 ATP synthase subunit C translates to MGAIAAGIAMFGAALGAGIGNGLVISKMLEGMARQPELSGQLRTNMFIGVGLIESMPIISFVVALMVMNK, encoded by the coding sequence ATGGGAGCAATTGCTGCAGGTATTGCTATGTTTGGTGCCGCTTTAGGTGCTGGTATTGGTAACGGTTTGGTTATTTCAAAGATGCTTGAAGGTATGGCCCGTCAACCAGAATTATCTGGACAATTACGGACTAACATGTTCATCGGTGTTGGGTTAATTGAATCAATGCCAATCATTTCCTTCGTTGTGGCCTTGATGGTTATGAACAAGTAA
- the atpB gene encoding F0F1 ATP synthase subunit A, whose protein sequence is MGDPVPTVKFLGLTFNIANDISILLTCIIVFLFVFLLSRHLALKPKGGQNVLEWLIEFTNGIVKGSIKGNDAGRFGLYAFTLFLFIFVANQLGLFLHVQVGQYTYVKSPTADPIVTLTLSFMTVALAHAAGVQKKGMKGYLKEYTSPFLVFLPINIFEQFTDFLTLGLRLFGNIFAGEMLLSKVATLATDGGSWFSYVYSFPIEFLWQGFSVFIGSVQAFVFVTLTSVYISQKVSPEE, encoded by the coding sequence GTGGGTGATCCAGTTCCTACGGTCAAATTCCTTGGGTTGACGTTTAATATTGCGAATGACATCTCGATTTTACTCACTTGTATAATCGTATTTTTATTTGTCTTTCTATTGTCGCGGCATTTAGCGTTGAAGCCTAAGGGTGGGCAAAATGTGCTGGAGTGGCTCATCGAGTTCACGAACGGCATTGTCAAGGGTTCGATCAAGGGTAACGACGCGGGACGCTTCGGTTTATATGCGTTCACGTTGTTCCTATTCATTTTCGTCGCTAACCAACTTGGTCTGTTTCTACACGTCCAGGTCGGCCAGTATACGTACGTTAAAAGCCCAACCGCAGATCCGATTGTGACGCTGACGTTGTCATTTATGACAGTGGCGTTAGCGCATGCTGCTGGCGTACAAAAGAAGGGTATGAAGGGTTATCTTAAAGAATATACTTCACCATTCCTTGTATTCTTGCCGATCAACATTTTCGAACAATTTACCGACTTCCTAACCTTAGGACTTCGGCTGTTCGGGAATATCTTTGCTGGTGAAATGCTATTGAGTAAGGTTGCAACTTTAGCAACTGATGGGGGTAGTTGGTTTAGTTATGTCTACTCCTTCCCAATTGAATTTCTTTGGCAAGGGTTCTCAGTATTTATCGGGAGTGTTCAAGCATTCGTGTTTGTCACCTTGACTTCAGTTTATATTTCTCAAAAAGTATCGCCTGAGGAATAG
- a CDS encoding uracil-xanthine permease family protein has translation MAKQKPFHNDDVVLDIHDRPKFGSWLGLSIQHLFSMFGSTVLVPILVGLNPGIALFSSGVGTLMYILITRHKIPAYMGSSFSFIVVMQSLMKTAGYPAIAQGTVAVGCVYLLVSLLVTLIGSDWIDKALPPIVVGPIVMVIGLSLASTAAKDATINGNNYDIRFFAVAMLTMILTVVFNMYLRGFMSLVPILLGIVSGYLIAVLFGIVDFTPVMQAKWFALPNFQIPFINYHPGIYWGAIFSMAPIAFVTMSEHMGHIMVLNKLTKRNFFKDPGLSHTLAGDGTASIIAGLVGGPPVTSYGENIGVLAITRVHSIYVLGGAAFFAIVFSFVGKLSALIQSIPSPVIGGVSFLLFGVIASSGMRILIDNKIDFNQKRNLMIASAVLVIGIGNAYLQIGNFQFSGLAVATVLGIIMNLVLPKTAVNEK, from the coding sequence ATGGCAAAGCAAAAACCATTTCATAACGACGATGTCGTGCTCGATATTCATGACCGACCAAAGTTTGGTAGTTGGCTTGGGTTATCGATTCAGCATCTATTCTCCATGTTTGGCTCAACCGTTTTAGTCCCAATTTTAGTTGGTTTGAATCCCGGAATTGCGCTATTTAGTTCTGGGGTCGGAACCTTGATGTACATTTTGATTACGCGACATAAGATTCCAGCATACATGGGTTCTAGCTTTTCATTTATTGTGGTGATGCAATCATTGATGAAAACGGCCGGTTACCCAGCGATTGCTCAAGGGACCGTTGCGGTTGGCTGTGTTTACTTACTAGTGAGTTTGTTGGTGACCTTGATTGGTTCTGATTGGATCGACAAAGCCTTGCCGCCAATCGTGGTAGGCCCAATTGTCATGGTCATTGGGTTATCATTAGCGAGCACCGCGGCCAAGGATGCCACGATCAATGGCAATAATTACGATATTCGTTTCTTCGCGGTAGCGATGTTGACGATGATTTTGACTGTCGTCTTTAACATGTATTTGCGAGGATTTATGAGTCTAGTCCCAATCTTGTTGGGGATTGTTTCGGGGTATCTGATTGCTGTCTTGTTCGGGATTGTTGACTTTACGCCGGTCATGCAAGCCAAATGGTTCGCTTTACCTAATTTTCAGATTCCTTTTATCAATTACCATCCTGGTATTTATTGGGGTGCGATATTTAGTATGGCACCAATTGCCTTTGTCACGATGTCTGAACATATGGGACATATTATGGTTTTGAATAAATTGACCAAGCGGAATTTCTTTAAAGATCCCGGTTTGAGTCATACTTTGGCCGGGGATGGGACTGCATCAATCATTGCAGGGCTGGTTGGTGGCCCGCCAGTGACTTCGTATGGTGAAAATATTGGGGTCTTAGCAATTACACGAGTACACAGTATTTATGTTCTTGGTGGCGCGGCGTTCTTTGCCATTGTCTTTAGTTTTGTGGGCAAGCTGTCAGCGTTAATTCAAAGTATTCCGTCACCAGTGATCGGTGGGGTCAGTTTCCTATTGTTCGGGGTCATTGCTTCGAGTGGGATGCGGATCTTAATTGATAATAAAATTGATTTTAATCAAAAAAGAAATTTAATGATTGCTTCAGCAGTCTTAGTCATTGGAATTGGTAACGCCTATTTACAAATCGGTAATTTTCAATTTAGTGGTCTAGCTGTTGCGACCGTGTTAGGAATTATTATGAACTTAGTACTGCCAAAGACGGCGGTTAACGAGAAGTAA
- a CDS encoding nucleotidyl transferase AbiEii/AbiGii toxin family protein: MTKNSSREQGVKDKLKVKRDETNVDYNILLKKYFIDEFLRLLSKSTYRTKFIWKGGFVLSAITGVEKRTTVDLDTMLQGVTVDKASLTDIVNQIIGLSDPVGCQYVLKSIEPIQEKNAYQGLRIDLQGKLGQMQDNFHLDIATGEKLIPSAMSWNYQPLIGNKIGISIYRPERILAEKIQTILTRSIANTRMKDFFDIYLISHLAIAIEIEPALLAEAIQAVMLERGTADLLVEWRMILDIIAQDSLMHRRWIDYRTKHDFVKAVTFAETIEATKDCLQKIVIEDN; this comes from the coding sequence GTGACGAAGAATAGCAGCAGAGAACAAGGTGTTAAAGATAAATTAAAGGTAAAACGGGATGAAACCAATGTTGACTACAATATTCTTCTCAAAAAATACTTTATCGATGAATTCTTGCGCTTGTTATCAAAGTCGACTTACAGGACCAAGTTTATTTGGAAAGGTGGTTTTGTATTATCGGCCATAACCGGCGTTGAAAAACGGACAACTGTTGATCTAGACACAATGCTACAGGGTGTCACAGTAGATAAAGCGAGCTTAACTGATATCGTTAACCAGATCATCGGTCTGAGTGACCCAGTCGGTTGCCAATATGTTTTGAAAAGTATCGAACCGATTCAAGAGAAAAATGCCTATCAGGGACTTCGAATCGATCTTCAAGGTAAACTGGGGCAAATGCAAGACAATTTTCACTTAGATATCGCGACTGGTGAAAAATTAATTCCTTCAGCAATGTCCTGGAACTATCAACCACTAATTGGTAACAAGATTGGCATTAGTATCTACCGACCAGAGCGAATACTTGCTGAAAAGATTCAAACCATTCTGACCCGGAGTATTGCTAATACTCGTATGAAGGACTTTTTCGATATTTATTTAATTTCACATCTAGCTATCGCCATCGAAATTGAGCCGGCTCTCTTAGCTGAAGCAATTCAAGCAGTGATGTTGGAACGTGGCACTGCCGATTTGTTAGTAGAATGGCGGATGATATTAGATATTATTGCACAGGATTCACTAATGCATCGACGTTGGATCGACTATCGAACTAAACACGACTTCGTAAAAGCAGTCACATTTGCTGAAACGATAGAAGCCACCAAAGATTGTCTTCAAAAAATTGTGATTGAAGACAATTAG
- a CDS encoding type IV toxin-antitoxin system AbiEi family antitoxin domain-containing protein — translation MIKQQINRKVMPLNSGLYHELRARIVPLKFLEEEFQQNAIIDIDLLGGPLKKAVKPILNSLVRKGLLENPISNLFISSEWSPNDFLIRQLILKQGVYSGETALYLWELSDQFPYRVEMTFKRGYKLPKRLPAKWSKNLVVRQTYGNNIEPYTRELGVSGTKYTIKLYSPERALIELLQGGNDLDMGQVSAIYKRYLNKTNKNVTKLLSIASKNGMQNQVRQLLEVLL, via the coding sequence ATGATTAAACAGCAGATTAATCGAAAAGTAATGCCATTGAATAGCGGTCTATATCACGAACTGCGAGCTCGGATTGTCCCCTTAAAATTTCTAGAAGAGGAGTTTCAACAGAACGCAATAATTGATATAGACTTGCTTGGAGGGCCACTTAAAAAGGCAGTTAAACCCATTTTAAACAGTCTAGTTCGTAAAGGATTGCTCGAGAATCCAATATCGAATCTATTCATTAGCTCTGAATGGTCACCTAACGATTTCTTGATTCGACAACTAATTCTAAAACAGGGTGTCTATTCTGGAGAGACCGCACTTTATTTGTGGGAGTTGTCTGATCAATTCCCTTACCGAGTTGAAATGACATTCAAGCGTGGGTATAAATTGCCAAAGAGACTGCCTGCCAAATGGTCGAAAAACCTAGTTGTTAGGCAAACCTATGGTAACAATATTGAACCTTATACGAGAGAATTAGGGGTGTCTGGCACAAAATATACCATCAAATTGTACTCACCGGAACGTGCACTAATTGAATTGTTGCAAGGTGGCAACGACTTAGATATGGGTCAAGTGAGCGCAATTTACAAGCGTTATCTAAATAAAACCAATAAAAACGTTACCAAGCTTTTGTCAATCGCGTCTAAGAACGGTATGCAAAATCAAGTGAGACAATTACTAGAGGTACTACTGTGA
- the upp gene encoding uracil phosphoribosyltransferase, whose product MGKFEVLNHPLIQHKLTIIREKECGTKVFREMVNEISTLMAYEVSRDMPLKDIEIETPITKTTQKTLAGKKVAIVPILRAGLGMVDGVLNMIPAAKVGHVGMYRDEKTLKPVEYFVKLPSDISQRQLFVVDPMLATGGSAIMAMDMLKKRGASNIKFMCLVAAPEGVKALQKAHPDVDIYTAALDDHLNEDGYIVPGLGDAGDRLFGTK is encoded by the coding sequence ATGGGTAAGTTTGAGGTTTTGAATCATCCGCTCATTCAACATAAGTTAACGATCATTCGGGAAAAAGAATGCGGGACAAAAGTATTTCGGGAAATGGTCAACGAAATATCCACATTGATGGCTTACGAAGTTTCACGTGATATGCCATTGAAGGATATTGAAATTGAAACCCCAATTACAAAGACGACCCAAAAAACTTTAGCTGGTAAGAAAGTGGCAATCGTGCCAATCTTACGTGCGGGTTTAGGGATGGTTGATGGGGTCTTAAATATGATTCCAGCAGCTAAAGTCGGTCACGTTGGCATGTATCGTGATGAAAAGACACTGAAGCCGGTTGAATACTTTGTGAAATTACCAAGCGACATTTCACAACGTCAATTATTTGTCGTTGATCCAATGTTAGCGACTGGTGGTTCTGCCATCATGGCCATGGATATGCTCAAAAAACGTGGCGCTAGCAATATCAAGTTTATGTGCTTAGTTGCGGCACCAGAAGGCGTTAAAGCCCTTCAAAAAGCACATCCAGATGTTGATATCTATACTGCCGCGCTCGATGATCATTTAAACGAAGATGGTTATATCGTACCAGGTTTGGGCGATGCAGGGGATCGTTTATTCGGGACAAAATAA
- a CDS encoding serine hydroxymethyltransferase: MNYQEQDPEVWAAISKEKARQQHNIELIASENIVSKGVRAAQGSVLTNKYSEGYPGHRFYGGNEFIDQVETLAIERAKKLFGADYANVQPHSGSQANAAAYMALIQPGDRVMGMSLDAGGHLTHGSSVNFSGKLYDFQGYGLNPETEELDYDAILAQAKAFQPKLIVAGASAYSRLIDFAKFREIADAVGAMLMVDMAHIAGLVAAGLHPNPVPYADVVTTTTHKTLRGPRGGMILAKAEYGKKINSAVFPGNQGGPLDHVIAGKAVAFGEDLQPEFKTYAKQIIANAQAMAAVFNDSDLVRVISGGTDNHLMTIDVTKSGLNGRQVQDLLDTVDITVNKEAIPNETLGAFKTSGIRLGTPAITTRGFDEADATKVAELILQTLAAPKDQANLDQVKTQALALTAKHPIDVD, encoded by the coding sequence ATGAATTACCAAGAACAAGATCCAGAAGTTTGGGCTGCAATTAGTAAGGAAAAAGCTCGTCAACAACACAACATTGAGTTGATCGCGTCAGAAAACATCGTATCTAAGGGTGTTCGGGCGGCACAAGGGAGCGTTTTGACGAACAAGTACTCCGAAGGTTATCCTGGTCACCGTTTTTATGGCGGTAACGAGTTTATCGACCAAGTGGAAACCCTCGCCATTGAACGCGCTAAAAAGTTGTTCGGTGCGGACTATGCTAATGTTCAACCACATTCTGGTTCTCAAGCCAACGCTGCAGCATATATGGCGTTGATTCAACCTGGCGATCGTGTCATGGGGATGTCATTGGATGCTGGTGGTCATTTGACCCATGGCTCAAGTGTTAACTTTTCGGGTAAACTATACGACTTTCAAGGTTACGGTTTAAATCCAGAAACTGAAGAATTGGATTATGACGCGATTTTAGCGCAGGCCAAAGCCTTTCAACCAAAATTAATCGTCGCTGGTGCTTCAGCGTACAGCCGGTTGATTGATTTTGCTAAGTTCCGTGAGATTGCGGACGCAGTGGGGGCAATGTTGATGGTCGATATGGCGCACATTGCTGGTTTAGTCGCGGCAGGATTGCATCCTAATCCAGTGCCATATGCGGATGTGGTAACCACTACGACCCACAAAACATTGCGTGGCCCACGTGGTGGGATGATTCTTGCCAAGGCTGAATATGGCAAGAAAATCAATTCGGCTGTTTTCCCTGGCAATCAAGGTGGTCCTTTAGATCATGTGATCGCAGGTAAAGCCGTTGCTTTTGGTGAAGACTTACAACCAGAATTTAAGACATATGCCAAACAAATCATCGCAAATGCTCAAGCAATGGCTGCAGTCTTTAACGACTCTGACTTGGTACGGGTGATTTCCGGTGGGACCGATAATCATTTAATGACGATTGATGTGACTAAATCTGGTTTGAACGGCCGTCAAGTGCAAGATTTATTGGACACGGTTGATATTACAGTGAATAAAGAAGCTATTCCGAATGAAACTTTGGGAGCATTCAAGACCTCTGGGATTCGTTTGGGGACGCCAGCGATTACCACGCGTGGTTTTGATGAAGCGGATGCGACTAAGGTCGCGGAATTAATTCTACAAACTTTAGCTGCGCCAAAAGATCAAGCCAACTTGGATCAAGTGAAGACCCAAGCGCTTGCATTAACGGCTAAACACCCAATTGATGTTGATTAA
- a CDS encoding L-threonylcarbamoyladenylate synthase, with translation METKVFKPTEVTAAAKLIQAGQLVAFPTETVYGLGADATNVTAVKQVYQAKGRPSDNPLIVHVADVATVERFAKPLSVAAKKLIKAFWPGPLTMIFNLKPAALAPEVTGGLTTAAFRNPNNTATLNLIREAGTPIVGPSANTSGKPSPTTAQHVLHDLDGKIAGILDDGATQVGVESTVLDLSGKQPAILRPGAVTAAAIEAVIGEKVLTEQHHVGATEVPKAPGMKYKHYAPDAQVYIVDHITDWPAALAWAEKQPLQMGVMATDAILTNNHIPANCEQFSLGNDVQSASRELFAGLRHFDTETEIKDILCQAFDNNGLGAAYMNRLNKSAGQTHFSV, from the coding sequence ATGGAAACTAAAGTTTTTAAACCGACGGAAGTTACGGCTGCCGCAAAGTTAATTCAAGCTGGCCAGTTGGTGGCTTTTCCAACCGAAACGGTGTACGGCTTAGGCGCAGATGCCACGAATGTGACTGCGGTTAAACAAGTCTATCAAGCCAAGGGTCGGCCGAGTGATAATCCACTGATCGTGCATGTGGCCGATGTGGCGACCGTGGAACGTTTTGCAAAACCGTTGTCGGTTGCGGCTAAAAAGCTGATCAAGGCATTTTGGCCAGGACCATTGACGATGATTTTTAATTTGAAGCCAGCAGCACTCGCACCAGAAGTGACAGGTGGGTTAACGACAGCTGCATTTCGAAATCCGAATAATACCGCCACGCTTAATTTGATTCGTGAGGCTGGGACGCCTATCGTGGGGCCTTCTGCAAATACGTCCGGCAAACCCAGCCCGACCACCGCGCAACATGTGTTACACGATCTGGATGGGAAAATCGCCGGAATCTTGGATGACGGAGCTACCCAAGTGGGTGTGGAATCAACGGTGTTAGATCTATCTGGCAAACAACCCGCTATTTTGCGGCCAGGAGCGGTCACGGCCGCGGCAATTGAAGCCGTCATTGGGGAAAAGGTGCTCACAGAACAACATCACGTTGGTGCAACTGAAGTTCCCAAGGCGCCTGGCATGAAATATAAGCACTATGCGCCTGATGCCCAAGTTTATATTGTGGATCATATTACTGATTGGCCCGCTGCTTTAGCCTGGGCCGAGAAGCAACCACTTCAGATGGGTGTTATGGCAACGGATGCTATTTTAACTAACAATCACATTCCAGCAAATTGCGAACAATTTTCGTTAGGAAATGATGTTCAATCGGCAAGCCGAGAACTTTTTGCTGGTTTACGACACTTTGATACGGAAACAGAAATTAAAGATATTCTCTGTCAAGCCTTTGACAACAATGGATTGGGAGCTGCATATATGAACCGGCTAAATAAGTCTGCCGGTCAGACCCATTTTAGTGTATAA